Within Pseudomonas paeninsulae, the genomic segment TGCTGCGCACCAATCTCGACGGTTTCTATAACGTCCTGCATCCGCTTACCATGCCGATGATCCGCCGGCGCCAGCCGGGCCGCATCGTCTGCATCACCTCGGTATCCGGGCTGATCGGCAACCGTGGCCAGGTCAATTACAGCGCGTCCAAGGCCGGGGTCATAGGTGCGGCCAAGGCCCTGGCCATCGAACTGGGCAAACGCAGGATCACGGTCAACTGCGTGGCGCCGGGCTTGATCGACACCGAGATGCTCGACGAAAACCTGCCGCTGGAGGACATCCTCAAGATGATCCCCGCCGCACGCATGGGCACCCCGGCAGAAGTGGCCGGGGCGGTGAATTTTCTGATGTCCGAGGAGGCGGCCTACATTACCCGCCAGGTCCTCTCGGTAAACGGTGGGTTGTGTTGATGAAACGAGTCGTAGTCACCGGCATGGCCGGCATCACCTCGCTGGGCAGCGACTGGGCAAGCATCGAGGCGAATTTGCGGGCCGGCAAGAGCGGCATCCGCTACATGCACGAGTGGGATCGTTTCACTGAACTGAAC encodes:
- the fabG gene encoding 3-oxoacyl-ACP reductase FabG produces the protein MTDPILVTGSSRGIGRAIALRLAQAGFDIVLHCRARRDEAEAVQAQIQALGRQARILQFDVAERAACREVLEADVEKHGAYYGVVCNAGLTRDGAFPALSEDDWDQVLRTNLDGFYNVLHPLTMPMIRRRQPGRIVCITSVSGLIGNRGQVNYSASKAGVIGAAKALAIELGKRRITVNCVAPGLIDTEMLDENLPLEDILKMIPAARMGTPAEVAGAVNFLMSEEAAYITRQVLSVNGGLC